One window from the genome of Helicobacter pylori encodes:
- the trxB gene encoding thioredoxin-disulfide reductase, with the protein MIDCAIIGGGPAGLSAGLYATRGGVKNAVLFEKGMPGGQITGSSEIENYPGVKEVVSGLDFMQPWQEQCFRFGLKHEMTAVQRVSKKGSHFVILAEDGKTFEAKSVIIATGGSPKRTGIKGESEYWGKGVSTCATCDGFFYKNKEVAVLGGGDTAVEEAIYLANICKKVYLIHRRDGFRCAPITLEHAKNNDKIEFLTPYVVEEIKGDASGVSSLSIKNTATNETRELVVPGFFVFVGYDVNNAVLKQEDGSMLCECDEYGSIVVDFSMKTNVQGLFAAGDIRIFAPKQVVCAASDGATAALSVISYLEHH; encoded by the coding sequence ATGATAGATTGTGCGATTATTGGAGGTGGTCCTGCGGGTTTGAGTGCGGGGCTTTATGCGACTAGGGGCGGTGTTAAAAACGCCGTTTTGTTTGAAAAAGGAATGCCTGGGGGGCAAATCACTGGCAGTAGTGAGATTGAAAATTATCCGGGCGTTAAGGAAGTGGTGAGCGGGTTGGATTTCATGCAACCATGGCAGGAGCAGTGCTTTCGCTTTGGCTTAAAGCATGAAATGACCGCTGTTCAAAGGGTTTCTAAAAAAGGCTCTCATTTTGTTATTTTGGCAGAAGATGGCAAGACTTTTGAAGCTAAGAGCGTGATCATCGCTACCGGTGGTAGCCCTAAACGCACAGGCATCAAGGGCGAGTCAGAATATTGGGGTAAAGGCGTGAGCACTTGCGCGACATGCGATGGCTTCTTTTACAAAAACAAGGAAGTAGCGGTGCTTGGTGGAGGTGATACCGCCGTAGAAGAGGCGATTTATTTGGCCAACATCTGCAAAAAAGTCTATCTCATCCACAGAAGAGATGGTTTTAGGTGTGCGCCTATCACTTTAGAGCATGCTAAAAACAACGATAAGATTGAGTTTTTAACCCCTTATGTGGTGGAAGAAATCAAGGGCGATGCTTCTGGCGTGTCTTCTTTAAGCATTAAAAACACGGCCACTAATGAAACAAGAGAATTAGTCGTGCCGGGGTTTTTTGTTTTTGTGGGTTATGATGTGAATAACGCCGTGTTGAAACAAGAAGATGGCTCTATGCTATGCGAATGCGATGAATACGGCTCTATTGTCGTGGATTTTTCCATGAAAACGAATGTTCAAGGCTTGTTTGCGGCAGGAGATATTCGCATTTTTGCCCCTAAGCAAGTGGTTTGCGCTGCAAGCGATGGCGCTACGGCAGCCTTAAGCGTGATTTCTTATTTAGAACACCATTAA
- a CDS encoding glycosyltransferase family 25 protein, producing the protein MRVFIISLNQKVCDQFDLVFRDTTTLLHNINATHHKAQIFDAIYSKTFEDELHPLVKKHLHPYFITQNIKDMGITTNLISRVSKFYYALKYYAKFMSLGELGCYASHYSLWEKCIELNEPICILEDDITLKEDFKEGLDFLEKHIQELGYARLMHLLYDASVRSEPLSHKNHEIQERVGIIKAYSHGVGTQGYVITPKIAKVFKKCSRKWVVPVDTIMDATFIHGVKNLVLQPFVIADDEQISTIARKEEPYSPKIALMRKLHFKYLKYWQFV; encoded by the coding sequence TTGCGTGTTTTTATCATTTCTTTAAATCAAAAAGTGTGCGATCAATTTGATTTAGTTTTTAGAGACACCACAACTTTACTCCATAATATCAATGCCACCCACCACAAGGCGCAAATTTTTGATGCGATTTATTCTAAAACTTTTGAAGACGAGTTGCACCCCTTAGTTAAAAAGCATTTACACCCTTATTTCATCACGCAAAACATCAAAGACATGGGGATTACAACCAACCTAATCAGTAGGGTTTCTAAGTTTTATTACGCTTTAAAATACTATGCGAAGTTTATGAGCTTGGGGGAGCTTGGGTGCTATGCGAGCCATTATTCCTTGTGGGAAAAATGCATAGAGTTAAATGAGCCCATTTGCATTTTAGAAGACGATATAACCTTGAAAGAGGATTTTAAAGAGGGATTGGATTTTTTAGAAAAACACATCCAAGAACTAGGCTATGCGCGTTTGATGCATTTGTTGTATGATGCCAGTGTAAGAAGTGAGCCATTGAGCCACAAAAACCACGAGATACAAGAGCGTGTAGGGATTATTAAAGCTTATAGTCATGGGGTGGGGACGCAAGGCTATGTGATCACGCCAAAGATTGCCAAAGTTTTTAAAAAATGCAGCCGAAAATGGGTTGTTCCTGTGGATACGATAATGGACGCTACTTTTATCCATGGCGTGAAAAATTTGGTGTTACAACCTTTTGTGATCGCTGATGATGAGCAAATCTCTACGATAGCGCGAAAAGAAGAACCCTATAGCCCTAAAATCGCCTTAATGAGAAAACTCCATTTTAAATATTTGAAATATTGGCAGTTTGTATAG
- the coaE gene encoding dephospho-CoA kinase (Dephospho-CoA kinase (CoaE) performs the final step in coenzyme A biosynthesis.), translated as MVLKNAIALTGGIGTGKSTTIKILESQGYQILDADKIAHQLLQEHRFKIAQHFGSEIIEKDILNRKKLGAIVFQKANELKWLEDFLHPLIRECMLQKAYELEKNHQAYFLDIPLFFEVGGKKCYPVSKVVLIYAPRVLQIERLLERDKLKEAEILQRLACQMDIEQKRAMSDCVIDNSSSLKDLNKQVERFLKTLL; from the coding sequence ATGGTTTTAAAAAACGCTATCGCTCTAACAGGGGGGATAGGCACCGGTAAAAGCACCACCATTAAAATATTAGAATCGCAAGGTTATCAAATTTTAGATGCGGATAAGATCGCTCATCAATTATTGCAAGAGCACCGGTTTAAAATCGCCCAACATTTTGGATCAGAGATTATAGAAAAGGATATTTTGAATCGCAAAAAGCTTGGCGCGATCGTGTTTCAAAAGGCTAATGAGTTAAAATGGCTAGAGGATTTTTTACACCCCTTAATCCGTGAGTGCATGCTTCAAAAAGCCTATGAATTAGAAAAGAATCATCAAGCGTATTTTTTAGACATCCCTTTGTTTTTTGAAGTTGGGGGTAAAAAATGCTATCCTGTGAGTAAAGTGGTTTTAATCTATGCACCTAGGGTTTTACAAATTGAGCGCCTTTTAGAGCGAGACAAACTCAAAGAAGCTGAAATCTTGCAGCGCTTAGCTTGTCAAATGGATATAGAGCAAAAACGCGCCATGAGCGATTGTGTTATAGACAACAGCTCCAGTTTAAAAGATTTAAATAAGCAAGTTGAACGCTTTTTAAAAACGCTCTTATAA
- a CDS encoding HU family DNA-binding protein, translated as MNKAEFIDLVKEAGKYNSKREAEEAISAFTLAVQTALSKGESVELVGFGKFETAEQKGKEGKVPGSDKTYKTEDKRVPKFKPGKILKQKVEEGK; from the coding sequence ATGAACAAAGCGGAATTTATTGATTTGGTTAAAGAAGCGGGCAAATACAACAGCAAAAGAGAAGCCGAAGAAGCGATCAGTGCCTTTACTCTAGCGGTACAAACAGCTTTAAGCAAGGGTGAAAGCGTGGAATTGGTTGGTTTTGGCAAATTTGAGACCGCAGAGCAAAAAGGCAAAGAAGGTAAGGTGCCAGGAAGCGATAAAACTTATAAAACTGAAGACAAGCGAGTGCCTAAATTCAAACCCGGCAAAATCCTTAAACAAAAAGTTGAAGAAGGCAAATAA
- a CDS encoding LPP20 family lipoprotein: MRLHTAFFGINSLLVATLLISGCSLFKKRNTNAQLIPPSANGLQAPIYPPTNFTPRKSIQSLPSPRLENNDQPIISSNPTNAIPNTPILTPNNVIELNAVGMGVAPESTISPSQALALAKRAAIVDGYRQLGEKMYGIRVNAQDTVKDMVLQNSVIKTRVNALIRNAEITETIYKDGLCQVSMELKLDGRIWYRILSGSRG, from the coding sequence ATGCGTTTGCACACTGCCTTTTTTGGTATTAATTCATTGCTTGTTGCCACTCTTTTGATAAGTGGTTGCAGTCTCTTTAAAAAGCGTAACACTAATGCGCAGCTAATCCCCCCTTCAGCTAATGGCTTGCAAGCCCCCATTTATCCCCCGACCAATTTCACCCCCAGAAAGAGCATTCAGTCTCTCCCAAGCCCTCGCCTTGAGAATAACGATCAGCCCATCATTAGCTCTAATCCCACTAACGCTATCCCTAACACCCCCATTCTCACGCCTAATAATGTCATTGAATTGAACGCGGTGGGCATGGGTGTGGCTCCAGAATCCACCATTTCGCCCTCTCAAGCCCTAGCTTTGGCCAAGCGGGCGGCTATTGTTGATGGCTACCGCCAATTGGGTGAAAAAATGTATGGTATCAGAGTGAACGCTCAAGACACCGTCAAAGACATGGTTTTACAAAATTCCGTGATTAAAACCAGAGTCAATGCCCTCATTCGTAACGCTGAAATCACTGAAACCATCTATAAAGATGGCTTGTGTCAAGTCAGCATGGAGCTTAAATTAGACGGCAGGATTTGGTATCGTATTTTGAGCGGATCGAGAGGATAA
- the der gene encoding ribosome biogenesis GTPase Der — protein sequence MNTSHKTLKTIAILGQPNVGKSSLFNRLARERIAITSDFAGTTRDINKRKIALNGHEVELLDTGGMAKDALLSKEIKALNLKAAQMSDLILYVVDGKSIPSDEDLKLFREVFKTNPNCFLVINKIDNDKEKERAYAFSSFGMPKSFNISVSHNRGISALIDAILSALDLNQIIEQDLDADILESLENNAPEKENKEEEIIQVGIIGRVNVGKSSLLNVLTKKERSLVSSVAGTTIDPIDETILIGDQKICFVDTAGIRHRGKILGIEKYALERTQKALEKSHIALLVLDVSAPFVELDEKISSLADKHSLGIILILNKWDIRYAPYEEIMATLKRKFRFLEYAPVITTSCLKTRHINEIKHKIIEVYECFSKRIPTSLLNSVINQATQKHPLPSDGGKLVKVYYATQFATKPPQISLIMNRPKALHFSYKRYLINTLRKEFNFLGTPLILNAKDKKSTQQN from the coding sequence ATGAATACAAGCCATAAAACTTTAAAAACCATTGCGATTTTAGGCCAGCCTAATGTGGGGAAAAGCTCGTTATTTAACCGCCTAGCTAGAGAAAGGATCGCTATCACTTCAGATTTTGCAGGCACTACACGAGACATTAACAAACGAAAAATCGCATTGAATGGCCATGAAGTGGAATTGCTAGATACAGGGGGCATGGCTAAAGACGCTCTTTTGTCTAAAGAAATCAAAGCCCTTAATTTAAAAGCCGCTCAAATGAGCGATTTGATTTTATATGTTGTGGATGGCAAGTCTATCCCTAGCGATGAAGATCTCAAGCTTTTTAGAGAGGTTTTTAAAACCAACCCTAACTGCTTTTTAGTGATCAATAAAATTGATAACGACAAAGAAAAAGAGCGAGCTTATGCGTTTTCTTCTTTTGGCATGCCAAAGAGTTTTAATATTTCCGTTTCGCACAATAGAGGCATTAGCGCCTTAATTGATGCGATATTGAGCGCGCTGGATTTGAATCAAATCATAGAGCAGGATTTGGATGCGGATATTTTAGAAAGCCTAGAAAATAACGCACCAGAAAAAGAAAATAAAGAAGAAGAGATCATTCAAGTAGGCATCATTGGGAGGGTGAATGTGGGCAAAAGCTCGCTCTTAAACGTGCTCACGAAAAAAGAAAGGAGCCTTGTTTCTAGCGTGGCTGGCACTACCATTGACCCCATAGATGAAACCATTCTAATAGGCGATCAAAAAATTTGCTTTGTGGATACCGCTGGAATCAGGCATAGGGGTAAGATTTTAGGCATTGAAAAATACGCGCTAGAACGCACGCAAAAAGCCTTAGAAAAATCCCACATCGCGCTTTTAGTTTTAGATGTGAGCGCTCCTTTTGTGGAATTAGACGAAAAGATCAGCTCCTTAGCGGATAAACACTCTTTAGGCATCATTCTTATTTTAAACAAATGGGACATCCGCTACGCCCCTTATGAAGAGATCATGGCAACTTTAAAAAGGAAATTCCGCTTTTTAGAATACGCCCCTGTTATCACAACCAGTTGCTTAAAAACGCGCCATATAAATGAAATCAAGCATAAAATCATAGAAGTCTATGAGTGTTTTTCCAAACGCATTCCCACGAGCTTGCTCAATAGCGTGATCAATCAAGCCACCCAAAAACACCCCTTACCAAGCGATGGAGGGAAATTAGTGAAAGTGTATTACGCCACGCAATTTGCCACCAAACCCCCTCAAATCTCTCTTATAATGAATCGCCCTAAAGCCTTGCATTTCAGTTACAAACGCTATTTGATCAACACCTTAAGGAAAGAATTTAATTTTTTAGGCACGCCTTTAATCCTTAACGCTAAAGATAAAAAAAGCACCCAACAAAATTGA
- a CDS encoding spermidine synthase produces MWITQEITPYLRKEYTIEAKLLDVRSEHNILEIFKSKDFGEIAMLNHQLLFKNFLHIESELLAHMGGCTKKELKEVLIVDGFDLELAHQLFKYDTHIDFVQADEKILDSFISFFPHFHEVKNNKNFTHAKQLLDLDIKKYDLIFCLQEPDIHKMDGLKRMLKEDGVFISVAKHPLLEHVSMQNALKNMGEFFSVAMPFVAPLRILSNKGYIYASFKTHPLKDLMVPKIEALKSVRYYNEDIHRAAFALPKNLQEVLKDNIKS; encoded by the coding sequence ATGTGGATCACCCAAGAAATCACGCCGTATTTGCGTAAAGAATACACCATAGAAGCGAAATTATTAGATGTTAGAAGCGAGCATAATATCTTAGAGATTTTTAAATCTAAGGATTTTGGCGAAATTGCGATGCTTAACCACCAATTGCTGTTTAAGAATTTTTTACACATTGAAAGCGAGTTGCTCGCTCATATGGGAGGTTGCACCAAGAAAGAGCTTAAAGAGGTTTTGATTGTGGATGGGTTTGATTTGGAATTAGCCCACCAGCTTTTTAAATACGACACGCATATAGATTTTGTGCAAGCGGATGAAAAGATTTTAGACAGCTTCATTAGTTTTTTCCCCCATTTCCATGAAGTGAAAAACAACAAGAATTTCACGCACGCTAAACAACTCTTAGACTTAGACATTAAAAAATACGATTTGATTTTTTGCTTGCAAGAGCCAGATATTCATAAAATGGATGGCTTAAAAAGAATGCTTAAAGAAGATGGAGTGTTTATTTCTGTAGCCAAACACCCATTATTAGAGCATGTGAGCATGCAAAACGCCCTTAAAAACATGGGCGAGTTTTTTTCTGTTGCCATGCCTTTTGTAGCGCCTTTAAGGATTTTGAGCAATAAGGGTTATATTTACGCTTCTTTTAAAACCCACCCCTTAAAAGATTTAATGGTGCCAAAAATAGAAGCGCTAAAAAGCGTGAGATACTATAACGAAGACATTCATAGGGCTGCATTCGCTTTGCCTAAAAATTTACAAGAAGTCTTGAAAGACAATATCAAATCTTAA
- the guaB gene encoding IMP dehydrogenase yields MRILQRALTFEDVLMVPRKSSVLPKDVSLKSRLTKNISLNIPFISAAMDTVTEHKTAIAMARLGGIGIVHKNMDIQTQLKEITKVKKSESGVINDPIFIHAHRTLADAKVITDNYKISGVPVVDDKGLLIGILTNRDVRFETDLSKKVGDVMTKMPLVTAHVGISLDEASDLMHKHKIEKLPIVDKDNVLKGLITIKDIQKRIEYPEANKDDFGRLRVGAAIGVGQLDRAEMLVKAGVDALVLDSAHGHSANILHTLEEIKKSLVVDVIVGNVVTKEATSDLISAGADAIKVGIGPGSICTTRIVAGVGMPQVSAIDNCVEVASKFDIPVIADGGIRYSGDVAKALALGASSVMIGSLLAGTEESPGDFMIYQGRQYKSYRGMGSIGAMTKGSSDRYFQEGVASEKLVPEGIEGRVPYRGKVSDMIFQLVGGVRSSMGYQGAKNILELYQNAEFVEITSAGLKESHVHGVDITKEAPNYYG; encoded by the coding sequence ATGAGAATTTTACAAAGGGCTTTGACTTTTGAAGACGTGTTGATGGTGCCTAGAAAGTCCAGCGTTTTACCTAAAGATGTGAGCTTAAAGTCTCGCCTGACCAAAAACATTAGTTTGAATATCCCCTTTATTAGCGCGGCTATGGATACGGTTACAGAGCATAAAACCGCTATCGCTATGGCGCGCCTTGGGGGTATTGGCATCGTGCATAAAAACATGGATATTCAAACGCAACTCAAAGAAATCACTAAGGTTAAAAAAAGCGAGAGTGGGGTGATTAATGATCCTATTTTTATCCATGCGCACAGGACGCTAGCGGACGCTAAAGTCATAACGGATAATTACAAGATTTCAGGCGTGCCTGTGGTAGATGATAAGGGGTTGTTGATTGGGATTTTAACCAACAGAGACGTGCGCTTTGAAACCGATTTGAGTAAAAAAGTGGGCGATGTGATGACTAAAATGCCTTTAGTTACCGCTCATGTGGGCATTAGTTTAGATGAAGCGAGCGATTTGATGCACAAGCATAAGATTGAAAAATTGCCCATTGTGGATAAGGATAATGTTTTAAAAGGCTTGATTACGATCAAGGACATTCAAAAACGCATTGAATACCCTGAGGCCAATAAAGATGATTTTGGGAGGTTGAGAGTGGGGGCGGCTATTGGAGTGGGGCAGTTGGATAGGGCTGAAATGTTAGTTAAAGCGGGGGTGGATGCGCTGGTGCTAGACAGTGCGCATGGGCATTCGGCGAACATTTTACACACTTTAGAAGAGATTAAAAAAAGCTTGGTAGTGGATGTGATTGTGGGGAATGTGGTTACTAAAGAGGCCACAAGCGATTTGATTAGCGCGGGAGCGGACGCTATTAAAGTGGGTATTGGGCCAGGAAGCATTTGCACCACTAGGATTGTGGCTGGAGTGGGAATGCCCCAAGTAAGTGCGATTGATAATTGCGTAGAAGTAGCGTCTAAATTTGATATTCCTGTGATTGCAGATGGAGGGATCCGCTATTCAGGCGATGTGGCTAAGGCTTTAGCTTTGGGGGCATCAAGCGTGATGATAGGCTCTTTACTCGCTGGCACAGAAGAATCTCCAGGGGATTTTATGATTTACCAAGGGAGGCAATATAAAAGCTATAGGGGCATGGGCAGCATTGGGGCTATGACAAAAGGGAGCTCTGATAGGTATTTTCAAGAGGGCGTGGCGAGTGAAAAGTTAGTCCCAGAAGGCATTGAAGGGCGTGTGCCTTATCGTGGTAAGGTTTCGGATATGATTTTCCAATTAGTAGGGGGCGTGCGTTCTTCTATGGGGTATCAGGGGGCGAAAAATATTTTGGAATTGTATCAAAACGCTGAATTTGTAGAAATCACTAGCGCGGGGTTAAAAGAAAGCCATGTGCATGGCGTGGATATTACTAAAGAAGCCCCTAATTATTATGGGTGA
- the gatA gene encoding Asp-tRNA(Asn)/Glu-tRNA(Gln) amidotransferase subunit GatA — MITLKQALSLSQDELETLKNEIDAKVRASDLNAYIKAPSLNGASAKGVPILIKDNISVKGWEVTCSSKILEGYIAPYHASVIENLHQNSMAGFGLSNMDEFAMGSTTESSCYGITKNPRDKNRVPGGSSGGSAAAVAGGLAVAALGSDTGGSIRQPASYCGCVGLKPTYGRVSRYGLIAYCSSFDQIGPITQNVEDASILFDAISGHDSKDSTSANLKPTQTFKNLNRDKRFKIAILRDHIKDASNEVQLAYENTLKALKEMGHEIVEKKMLDSHYQISIYYIISMAEASSNLARFDGVRYGRRAQNVKDLKELYLKSRSEGFGDEVKRRIMLGNFVLSSGYYDAYYLKAQQMRLIIKEQYNKIFEEVDLIFTPVAPTSAHLFNYHASPLEMYLSDIYTIGANLSGLPALSLPVAKDPLGLPIGMQFIAKAFDEQSLLDVSYALEQELDLKLD; from the coding sequence ATGATCACTTTAAAACAAGCCCTTTCTTTATCCCAAGATGAATTAGAAACCCTTAAAAACGAAATTGACGCTAAGGTTAGAGCTTCAGATTTGAACGCTTATATTAAAGCCCCTAGCCTTAATGGCGCTAGCGCTAAAGGGGTGCCAATCCTTATTAAAGACAATATCAGCGTTAAGGGGTGGGAAGTTACTTGCTCCAGTAAGATTTTAGAAGGTTATATCGCTCCTTATCATGCGAGCGTGATTGAAAACTTGCACCAAAACAGCATGGCAGGGTTTGGGCTTTCTAACATGGATGAGTTTGCGATGGGAAGCACCACGGAGTCTAGTTGCTATGGGATCACTAAAAACCCACGAGATAAAAACAGAGTGCCTGGAGGGAGTAGCGGAGGAAGTGCAGCAGCTGTGGCTGGTGGCTTAGCGGTGGCGGCTTTAGGGAGCGATACGGGCGGGTCTATCAGGCAGCCGGCGAGCTATTGCGGGTGCGTGGGGTTAAAGCCCACTTATGGGAGGGTGAGCCGTTATGGTTTGATTGCGTATTGTTCTAGTTTTGATCAAATCGGGCCTATCACGCAAAATGTAGAAGACGCTTCTATTTTATTTGACGCAATTAGCGGGCATGATAGCAAGGACTCCACGAGTGCCAATCTCAAACCCACGCAAACCTTTAAAAACCTTAACAGAGACAAACGCTTTAAAATCGCTATCTTAAGAGATCACATTAAAGATGCGAGCAATGAAGTGCAACTTGCTTATGAAAACACCCTTAAAGCCTTGAAAGAAATGGGGCATGAGATTGTGGAAAAAAAGATGTTGGATTCGCATTATCAAATCTCTATTTATTATATTATCAGCATGGCTGAAGCGAGTTCGAATCTGGCCAGATTTGATGGGGTTCGTTATGGGAGGAGGGCTCAAAATGTTAAAGATTTGAAAGAATTGTATCTCAAAAGCCGCAGTGAAGGTTTTGGCGATGAGGTGAAACGGCGCATCATGTTAGGGAATTTTGTCTTAAGCAGTGGGTATTATGACGCTTATTATTTGAAAGCCCAGCAAATGCGTTTGATAATCAAAGAGCAATACAACAAGATTTTTGAAGAAGTGGATTTGATTTTCACCCCTGTAGCTCCTACGAGCGCCCACTTATTCAATTACCATGCAAGCCCTTTAGAAATGTATTTGAGCGATATTTACACGATTGGGGCGAATTTGAGCGGTTTGCCAGCCCTTTCCTTGCCGGTCGCTAAAGATCCTTTAGGCTTGCCCATAGGGATGCAATTCATTGCTAAGGCTTTTGATGAGCAAAGCCTTTTAGACGTTTCTTACGCTTTAGAGCAAGAATTAGATTTAAAATTAGATTAA
- a CDS encoding F0F1 ATP synthase subunit A: MEHRVFTIANFFSSNHDFITGFFVVLTAVLMFFISLGASRKMQMVPMGLQNVYESIISAILSVAKDIIGEELARKYFPLAGTIALYVFFSNMIGIIPGFESPTASWSFTLVLALIVFFYYHFEGIRVQGFFKYFAHFAGPVKWLAPFMFPIEIISHFSRIVSLSFRLFGNIKGDDMFLLIMLLLVPWAVPVAPFMVLFFMGILQAFVFMILTYVYLAGAVLTDEGH, encoded by the coding sequence ATGGAACACAGAGTATTTACTATTGCTAATTTTTTTAGCTCCAATCATGATTTTATCACCGGGTTTTTTGTCGTTTTGACAGCGGTTTTGATGTTTTTCATTTCGCTTGGTGCGTCGCGCAAAATGCAGATGGTGCCTATGGGTTTGCAGAATGTGTATGAGAGCATCATTAGCGCGATTTTGAGCGTGGCTAAGGATATTATAGGCGAAGAGTTAGCCCGCAAATACTTCCCCCTAGCAGGCACGATCGCTTTGTATGTCTTTTTTTCTAACATGATAGGCATCATTCCTGGTTTTGAATCCCCTACGGCTAGCTGGAGCTTTACGCTGGTTTTAGCGCTGATTGTGTTTTTTTATTACCATTTTGAAGGCATCAGAGTGCAAGGCTTTTTTAAGTATTTCGCTCATTTTGCAGGCCCTGTGAAATGGCTCGCCCCTTTCATGTTCCCTATTGAGATCATCTCGCATTTTTCTAGGATCGTGTCTTTATCGTTTCGTTTGTTTGGGAATATTAAGGGCGATGACATGTTCTTGCTCATCATGCTTTTATTAGTGCCTTGGGCGGTTCCTGTAGCGCCCTTTATGGTCTTGTTTTTTATGGGGATTTTACAAGCTTTTGTTTTTATGATTCTCACTTATGTGTATTTGGCAGGGGCTGTTTTAACCGATGAAGGGCATTAA
- a CDS encoding RNA-binding protein codes for MKNIYVGNLVYSATSEQVKELFSQFGKVFNVKLIYDRETKKPKGFGFVEMQEEGVSEAIAKLDNTDFMGRTIRVTEANPKKF; via the coding sequence TTGAAAAACATTTATGTAGGGAATTTGGTTTATAGTGCTACCAGCGAGCAAGTCAAGGAGCTTTTCAGTCAATTTGGCAAAGTTTTTAATGTCAAGCTAATTTATGACAGAGAAACGAAGAAACCTAAAGGTTTTGGCTTTGTGGAAATGCAAGAAGAGGGCGTTAGTGAAGCGATCGCTAAATTAGACAATACGGATTTTATGGGCAGAACGATTAGGGTAACCGAAGCTAATCCTAAAAAGTTTTAG